GTCGCTCAGAGGAGCCGGCCTCCCTGAAGCCGTGCCCTGGCCCCTTGGGGAACTTGGGGTCCGAGCGTCAGCTCCGTCCGTCCCAGTGCAGCTTCAGCTTGCTGGCAGCGCCTTCCTCCCCAACACTGGGGGACGCTGCGGGTGCTCATCTCAGGGTCCCCAGTGCCCTCCGGCACCCTGACAGAAGTCAGGCCAGTGCCACCCTGTTCAGTGCCCTCCTGTCCCCACAGTCTGTGGATCAGGTCCCTCCCCTTGTCACCTGTGTGCatggcctggcctgaccctgcctctgcccacccACTGTCCGCCCACCTCCTGGGCTGCCCAAGagagtgcctggggtggggggcacgggGAGACGCATAGCCTGCAGTGAGACCTTGCCTGTCTGGAATTTGAGTGGGGacagggccctgccccctccctcgtCACTGCTGGCCCCGCTGTGTGGACAGTGAGCCCCAGGGGCCCAGTGGGCTGGTCTCGGGTGAGTGCCCTGGGCTAGCCTGGGGCTGTGCTTGCCTGCCCACAGGGGACTGGTCATGCTGGCCGGCAGTGGGGGCCCAAGCCAAGCATACCCCATCCACAGCAGCAATGCCGAGTCCCTGGACAGACTCCTGCCGCCCGTGGGCGCCGGCCGCTCGCCCCGGAAGCGCACCACCAGCCAGTGCAAGTCGGAACCGCCGCTGCTACGCACGAGCAAGAGAACCATCTACACGGCCGGGCGGCCTCCCTGGTACAACGAGCACGGCACGCAGTCCAAGGAAGCCTTCGCCATCGGTGAGCCGGGGGGCGTGTCCACTGCCCtgtgcggccccgccccctccagcctcctgctcacggGGCGGGGGCGTGTCCCCACCTGCGGCAGGCCTGGGGGGCGGTAGCGCCTCCGGGAAGACCACTGTGGCCAGGATGATCATCGAGGCCCTGGACGTGCCCTGGGTGGTCCTGCTGTCCATGGATTCCTTCTACAAGGTGAGGCCCGACCCTGGGTGCCGGCGGCAGGGCAGGCGCCAGGCTGCAGGGCCGCCGCGGGACCGCCCGTGCCCCACAGGTGCTgacccagcagcagcaggagcaggccGCACGCAACAACTTCAACTTCGACCACCCCGACGCCTTCGACTTCGACCTCATCGTGTCCACCCTCAAGAAGCTGAAGCAGGGCAAGAGCGTTAAAGTGCCCATCTACGACTTCACCACGCACAGCCGCAAAAAGGACTGGGTAGGCTCGGGGCCGGCAGCGAGGGCCTGGGGCTCGCGCAGGGCGCCGGCAACTCCCTGGCTTCCTCCGCAGAAAACGCTGTACGGCGCCAACGTCATCATCTTCGAGGGCATCATGGCCTTTGCCGACAAGTCGCTGCTCGAGgtgaggccccgcccctgcctgcaccTGTGGGGGCCGCGCGTCACCCGGCCCCAGGAACGCCAGGTGGGCTGTGGTCAGTTCCAGGGGCGTGTGGCCATGACTGGCCTGACGCCCGCATGGCCCCTCCAGGAGTGGGGCCAGACCCCAGATTCCccagcccccccagccccaggtcgCAGGTTTGTAGGTCCCCTGCCAAGGTCGTGAGCCACTGCCCAGCTCATTCGGGCCCCTGCCAGAGCCGGCCCGCGTCCCGGCCTTTCCCCCCACGCAGGGCGCCCTCCGCAGACCTGGCTGGCCCTGCTGGTGACAGGGCTGCGCCCCGGGCCGGCCgtcccctcccagctcctggacaTGAAGATCTTCGTGGACACCGACTCGGACATCCGCCTGGTGCGGCGGCTGCGCCGTGACATCAGCGAGCGGGGGCGGGACATCGAGGGCGTCATCAAGCAGTACAACAAGTTCGTGAAGCCCGCATTCGACCAGTACATCCAGCCCACCATGCGCCTGGCCGACATCGTGGTGCCCAGAGGCGAGCAAGGGccatgggggcggggagggcgggccCACTGCCCAGCCGCCCCTGGGACCACCCCTGATTCCACCTCATGGCGCCCTGTCCCACCAGTCACACTCTGCTGTCTGACCATGCCCGCCCCAGCCACGCCCCAGCCTGCCATCTGTGGCCACGCCCACCAACCACGCCCCCAGCCCCATCTGACCACACCCACCCATgagccctccccaccctccaagtCCGACCACGACCACTCCTGAGCCTGCCTCGCCTCTGCCTGGCCACGCCCACTCCTGAGCACGCCCCACCCCACCCGTCTGATCTGACCGCACCCCTCCTGCGcctgccccccccgccccatctGACCGCACCCCTCCtgcgcctgccccgcccccaccccaccccgtctgACAGCACCCCTTCCCGCCCCGCCCCTGTCTGACAGCACCCCTCCTGCGcctgcccccccgccccatcTGACCGCACCCCCTCCtgcgcctgccccgcccccaccccaccccgtctgaccgcaccccctcccaccccgcccctgtcTGACCGCACCCCTCCTGCGCCTGCTCCCTCTGCCCCGTCTGACCGCACCCCTCCTGCCCAGGCAGCGGGAATGCAGTGGCCATCGACCTGATCGTGCAGCACGTGCACAGTCAGCTGGAGGAGGTGAGCGCCTGCTCCGGGCCGCAGtcgccccagcccctctgctgctctgctgccaCCGTCCACAGCGGCCTGCTCGCCCTGCCCCACGCATCCACTGTCCCCCCGTGGTGCCGATCCTGGAGCGTCCCGGGGCTGCTGTCCTAGCTTGGTCACCTGACCTGGCACCAGCCCTgcttggtggggtgggggctcaaCCCCCAGAGGCACCTGGCCTGAGGCTGTCCTCAGCCAAGAGGCCTGCTGACCAGGACCCCACAGGGGGCAGCGGCTCCTCTTAGTGGgctgcccaggctgcagccccgggggtcctggctttgcccagcccgGAGCTGTGGATCCTGGCCCAGGCGGTCCCAGGTGAGCGGCCCTGAGAAGCCGACCACCTCCCGTGGCAGGCGGCTTCTCCAGGGGCCGCAGCACATCCTTCCTGGGTGGAGGTGGCCGGCTACCCGCCCTGGGCACTGACGCCTCACCCGTTCCCTTGTGTCTCCCCGTGCTGCCGCCACAGCGTGAACTCAGCGTCAGGTAAGACCTCCACAGCCGTCTGCACAGCTGGAGGCATTTCCAACCGCCACACGGagctcccagcctgggctgtcaCTCAGCCGGCGCTGGGCAGGGTGCAGTGTCCCTAGAAGCAGAGGGGTGGTGggctc
The window above is part of the Oryctolagus cuniculus chromosome 11, mOryCun1.1, whole genome shotgun sequence genome. Proteins encoded here:
- the UCKL1 gene encoding uridine-cytidine kinase-like 1 isoform X4; the protein is MSSPPTYPGIRISGCWALGEGRGLVMLAGSGGPSQAYPIHSSNAESLDRLLPPVGAGRSPRKRTTSQCKSEPPLLRTSKRTIYTAGRPPWYNEHGTQSKEAFAIGLGGGSASGKTTVARMIIEALDVPWVVLLSMDSFYKVLTQQQQEQAARNNFNFDHPDAFDFDLIVSTLKKLKQGKSVKVPIYDFTTHSRKKDWKTLYGANVIIFEGIMAFADKSLLELLDMKIFVDTDSDIRLVRRLRRDISERGRDIEGVIKQYNKFVKPAFDQYIQPTMRLADIVVPRGSGNAVAIDLIVQHVHSQLEEVSACSGPAALASAHQCHPLPRTLSVLESSPQVRGMHTIIRDRETSRDEFIFYSKRLMRLLIEHALSFLPFQDCVVRTPQGQDYAGKCYAGKQITGVSILRAGETMEPALRAVCKDVRIGTILIQTNPLTGEPELHYLRLPKDISDDHVILMDCTVSTGAAAMMAVRVLLDHDVPEDKIFLLSLLMAEMGVHSVAYAFPRVRIITTAVDKRVNDLFRIIPGIGNFGDRYFGTDAAPDGSDEEEAASVG
- the UCKL1 gene encoding uridine-cytidine kinase-like 1 isoform X3, giving the protein MSSPPTYPGIRISGCWALGEGRGLVMLAGSGGPSQAYPIHSSNAESLDRLLPPVGAGRSPRKRTTSQCKSEPPLLRTSKRTIYTAGRPPWYNEHGTQSKEAFAIGLGGGSASGKTTVARMIIEALDVPWVVLLSMDSFYKVLTQQQQEQAARNNFNFDHPDAFDFDLIVSTLKKLKQGKSVKVPIYDFTTHSRKKDWKTLYGANVIIFEGIMAFADKSLLELLDMKIFVDTDSDIRLVRRLRRDISERGRDIEGVIKQYNKFVKPAFDQYIQPTMRLADIVVPRGSGNAVAIDLIVQHVHSQLEERKLRWDLAALASAHQCHPLPRTLSVLESSPQVRGMHTIIRDRETSRDEFIFYSKRLMRLLIEHALSFLPFQDCVVRTPQGQDYAGKCYAGKQITGVSILRAGETMEPALRAVCKDVRIGTILIQTNPLTGEPELHYLRLPKDISDDHVILMDCTVSTGAAAMMAVRVLLDHDVPEDKIFLLSLLMAEMGVHSVAYAFPRVRIITTAVDKRVNDLFRIIPGIGNFGDRYFGTDAAPDGSDEEEAASVG
- the UCKL1 gene encoding uridine-cytidine kinase-like 1 isoform X5 gives rise to the protein MSSPPTYPGIRISGCWALGEGRGLVMLAGSGGPSQAYPIHSSNAESLDRLLPPVGAGRSPRKRTTSQCKSEPPLLRTSKRTIYTAGRPPWYNEHGTQSKEAFAIGLGGGSASGKTTVARMIIEALDVPWVVLLSMDSFYKVLTQQQQEQAARNNFNFDHPDAFDFDLIVSTLKKLKQGKSVKVPIYDFTTHSRKKDWKTLYGANVIIFEGIMAFADKSLLELLDMKIFVDTDSDIRLVRRLRRDISERGRDIEGVIKQYNKFVKPAFDQYIQPTMRLADIVVPRGSGNAVAIDLIVQHVHSQLEERELSVRAALASAHQCHPLPRTLSVLESSPQVRGMHTIIRDRETSRDEFIFYSKRLMRLLIEHALSFLPFQDCVVRTPQGQDYAGKCYAGKQITGVSILRAGETMEPALRAVCKDVRIGTILIQTNPLTGEPELHYLRLPKDISDDHVILMDCTVSTGAAAMMAVRVLLDHDVPEDKIFLLSLLMAEMGVHSVAYAFPRVRIITTAVDKRVNDLFRIIPGIGNFGDRYFGTDAAPDGSDEEEAASVG
- the UCKL1 gene encoding uridine-cytidine kinase-like 1 isoform X2, coding for MAAPPAPADAPAPPPRARDAEDSEGRGLVMLAGSGGPSQAYPIHSSNAESLDRLLPPVGAGRSPRKRTTSQCKSEPPLLRTSKRTIYTAGRPPWYNEHGTQSKEAFAIGLGGGSASGKTTVARMIIEALDVPWVVLLSMDSFYKVLTQQQQEQAARNNFNFDHPDAFDFDLIVSTLKKLKQGKSVKVPIYDFTTHSRKKDWKTLYGANVIIFEGIMAFADKSLLELLDMKIFVDTDSDIRLVRRLRRDISERGRDIEGVIKQYNKFVKPAFDQYIQPTMRLADIVVPRGSGNAVAIDLIVQHVHSQLEERELSVRAALASAHQCHPLPRTLSVLESSPQVRGMHTIIRDRETSRDEFIFYSKRLMRLLIEHALSFLPFQDCVVRTPQGQDYAGKCYAGKQITGVSILRAGETMEPALRAVCKDVRIGTILIQTNPLTGEPELHYLRLPKDISDDHVILMDCTVSTGAAAMMAVRVLLDHDVPEDKIFLLSLLMAEMGVHSVAYAFPRVRIITTAVDKRVNDLFRIIPGIGNFGDRYFGTDAAPDGSDEEEAASVG
- the UCKL1 gene encoding uridine-cytidine kinase-like 1 isoform X1, yielding MAAPPAPADAPAPPPRARDAEDSEGRGLVMLAGSGGPSQAYPIHSSNAESLDRLLPPVGAGRSPRKRTTSQCKSEPPLLRTSKRTIYTAGRPPWYNEHGTQSKEAFAIGLGGGSASGKTTVARMIIEALDVPWVVLLSMDSFYKVLTQQQQEQAARNNFNFDHPDAFDFDLIVSTLKKLKQGKSVKVPIYDFTTHSRKKDWKTLYGANVIIFEGIMAFADKSLLELLDMKIFVDTDSDIRLVRRLRRDISERGRDIEGVIKQYNKFVKPAFDQYIQPTMRLADIVVPRGSGNAVAIDLIVQHVHSQLEERKLRWDLAALASAHQCHPLPRTLSVLESSPQVRGMHTIIRDRETSRDEFIFYSKRLMRLLIEHALSFLPFQDCVVRTPQGQDYAGKCYAGKQITGVSILRAGETMEPALRAVCKDVRIGTILIQTNPLTGEPELHYLRLPKDISDDHVILMDCTVSTGAAAMMAVRVLLDHDVPEDKIFLLSLLMAEMGVHSVAYAFPRVRIITTAVDKRVNDLFRIIPGIGNFGDRYFGTDAAPDGSDEEEAASVG
- the UCKL1 gene encoding uridine-cytidine kinase-like 1 isoform X9, which codes for MSSPPTYPGIRISGCWALGEGSSNAESLDRLLPPVGAGRSPRKRTTSQCKSEPPLLRTSKRTIYTAGRPPWYNEHGTQSKEAFAIGLGGGSASGKTTVARMIIEALDVPWVVLLSMDSFYKVLTQQQQEQAARNNFNFDHPDAFDFDLIVSTLKKLKQGKSVKVPIYDFTTHSRKKDWKTLYGANVIIFEGIMAFADKSLLELLDMKIFVDTDSDIRLVRRLRRDISERGRDIEGVIKQYNKFVKPAFDQYIQPTMRLADIVVPRGSGNAVAIDLIVQHVHSQLEEVSACSGPAALASAHQCHPLPRTLSVLESSPQVRGMHTIIRDRETSRDEFIFYSKRLMRLLIEHALSFLPFQDCVVRTPQGQDYAGKCYAGKQITGVSILRAGETMEPALRAVCKDVRIGTILIQTNPLTGEPELHYLRLPKDISDDHVILMDCTVSTGAAAMMAVRVLLDHDVPEDKIFLLSLLMAEMGVHSVAYAFPRVRIITTAVDKRVNDLFRIIPGIGNFGDRYFGTDAAPDGSDEEEAASVG
- the UCKL1 gene encoding uridine-cytidine kinase-like 1 isoform X10, with the protein product MSSPPTYPGIRISGCWALGEGSSNAESLDRLLPPVGAGRSPRKRTTSQCKSEPPLLRTSKRTIYTAGRPPWYNEHGTQSKEAFAIGLGGGSASGKTTVARMIIEALDVPWVVLLSMDSFYKVLTQQQQEQAARNNFNFDHPDAFDFDLIVSTLKKLKQGKSVKVPIYDFTTHSRKKDWKTLYGANVIIFEGIMAFADKSLLELLDMKIFVDTDSDIRLVRRLRRDISERGRDIEGVIKQYNKFVKPAFDQYIQPTMRLADIVVPRGSGNAVAIDLIVQHVHSQLEERELSVRAALASAHQCHPLPRTLSVLESSPQVRGMHTIIRDRETSRDEFIFYSKRLMRLLIEHALSFLPFQDCVVRTPQGQDYAGKCYAGKQITGVSILRAGETMEPALRAVCKDVRIGTILIQTNPLTGEPELHYLRLPKDISDDHVILMDCTVSTGAAAMMAVRVLLDHDVPEDKIFLLSLLMAEMGVHSVAYAFPRVRIITTAVDKRVNDLFRIIPGIGNFGDRYFGTDAAPDGSDEEEAASVG
- the UCKL1 gene encoding uridine-cytidine kinase-like 1 isoform X12; translated protein: MSSPPTYPGIRISGCWALGEGSNAESLDRLLPPVGAGRSPRKRTTSQCKSEPPLLRTSKRTIYTAGRPPWYNEHGTQSKEAFAIGLGGGSASGKTTVARMIIEALDVPWVVLLSMDSFYKVLTQQQQEQAARNNFNFDHPDAFDFDLIVSTLKKLKQGKSVKVPIYDFTTHSRKKDWKTLYGANVIIFEGIMAFADKSLLELLDMKIFVDTDSDIRLVRRLRRDISERGRDIEGVIKQYNKFVKPAFDQYIQPTMRLADIVVPRGSGNAVAIDLIVQHVHSQLEEVSACSGPAALASAHQCHPLPRTLSVLESSPQVRGMHTIIRDRETSRDEFIFYSKRLMRLLIEHALSFLPFQDCVVRTPQGQDYAGKCYAGKQITGVSILRAGETMEPALRAVCKDVRIGTILIQTNPLTGEPELHYLRLPKDISDDHVILMDCTVSTGAAAMMAVRVLLDHDVPEDKIFLLSLLMAEMGVHSVAYAFPRVRIITTAVDKRVNDLFRIIPGIGNFGDRYFGTDAAPDGSDEEEAASVG
- the UCKL1 gene encoding uridine-cytidine kinase-like 1 isoform X13; translation: MSSPPTYPGIRISGCWALGEGSNAESLDRLLPPVGAGRSPRKRTTSQCKSEPPLLRTSKRTIYTAGRPPWYNEHGTQSKEAFAIGLGGGSASGKTTVARMIIEALDVPWVVLLSMDSFYKVLTQQQQEQAARNNFNFDHPDAFDFDLIVSTLKKLKQGKSVKVPIYDFTTHSRKKDWKTLYGANVIIFEGIMAFADKSLLELLDMKIFVDTDSDIRLVRRLRRDISERGRDIEGVIKQYNKFVKPAFDQYIQPTMRLADIVVPRGSGNAVAIDLIVQHVHSQLEERELSVRAALASAHQCHPLPRTLSVLESSPQVRGMHTIIRDRETSRDEFIFYSKRLMRLLIEHALSFLPFQDCVVRTPQGQDYAGKCYAGKQITGVSILRAGETMEPALRAVCKDVRIGTILIQTNPLTGEPELHYLRLPKDISDDHVILMDCTVSTGAAAMMAVRVLLDHDVPEDKIFLLSLLMAEMGVHSVAYAFPRVRIITTAVDKRVNDLFRIIPGIGNFGDRYFGTDAAPDGSDEEEAASVG